TGATTCTGCGTGAATCGACCAACCCGCACTACCAAGACCGCACGACACCATGAAACGGAGAAGGAAATGTCACAGGGAGGCATTACCCGAAAAGCGGATGTCCTGATTGAAGAGCACAGCTGGGGCCGGCTTCAATGGATGGTTTCGGACAAGCTCGGCAATTCGGAGACCATGACCGTGGGCAGGTGCTACATCCACCCGCACCAACAGAATCCTCCGCACTATCACCCCAATTGCGACGAAGTACTCCACGTGCTGCAGGGCCGGATCAAGCACCGGGTCAACGACACCTACGTAGATCTTGAGGCCGGGGACACCATCTCCATTCCCTCAGGAGCCATCCACAACGCTGTGAACGTAGGCACCGAGGAGGCCATTTTTGTGATCAGTTTCTCTTCCTCCCAAAGAGATACGGTAGGCGAGTGAAGAAGACGCGCGATGGCACCATGGACGTCGTCATTGTCGGTTTGGGCTTCGGGTTGGACTTCATCCCTGTTTACGCGAGCCACCCGGGAATCGACCGAGTGGGCATCTGCGATCCTGATGTGGAAAAGCTCGCGTCCGTTGCCCGCAGGTACGGAGTTGAGGATACTTTCACGTCCCTGAACGAAGTACTGGAAAGCGACCGCTTCGACGCGGTCCACCTCCTCACCCCCGTCACCTTGCACGCCAGCCAGGCTGTAGAGGTGCTCCGAAGCGGAAGG
Above is a genomic segment from Arthrobacter sp. YN containing:
- a CDS encoding cupin domain-containing protein → MSQGGITRKADVLIEEHSWGRLQWMVSDKLGNSETMTVGRCYIHPHQQNPPHYHPNCDEVLHVLQGRIKHRVNDTYVDLEAGDTISIPSGAIHNAVNVGTEEAIFVISFSSSQRDTVGE